Below is a genomic region from Paraburkholderia phenazinium.
CAAATCGCCGGCAGTCGACGCCATCCTGCGCGCGCTGGTGCAGGCGCAGACGCGCGATCAACTCGTCGATGCTACCCACGCGCTCGACCGCGTGCTGCTGCATGGCTACTATGTGATTCCACAGTGGTACAGCGCGGTTCACCGGGTCGCGTTCAGACGTGAACTCGCCTGGCCGCAGACCTTGCCGCTGTACTATGCTCCGGATGACTGGATCACCTCGACGTGGTGGTTCAAACCGCAGAAAAAGTGAAGCGGCCCGCCAGGTTCTGATCCGTCATTTCAACGTCTCACGTTAGCGCACCGGAAACGCCACCATGTGGAGCTACATCCTCAAACGCCTGCTGTTGATGATCCCGACCTTGCTCGGCGTGTTGACACTCACGTTCGCTGTGATCCAGTTTGTGCCCGGCGGCCCGGTTGAACAGATGGTGCACGAATTGCGCAGGGGCAACGAGAACGGCGCACCGTTCGGGCTACGCGCGCATAACGGCGTCGACGCGCAGGAGGTTGCGCAGCTCAAGGCGCTCTACGGCTTCGACAAACCGCCACTCGAACGCTACGGGCTGATGCTCAAACGCTTCGCGACCTTCGATCTCGGGCAGAGCTATTTCCGTCATCAAAGCGTGTGGTCGCTGGTGGTCTCGAAGCTGCCGGTGTCCATCAGCATCGGCGTGTGGACTTTCTTGCTCACGTATCTGATCTCGGTGCCGCTCGGTATCGCCAAGGCAATCCGCAACGGCTCGCACTTCGATTTCGTCACCAGCCTGATCGTGCTGATCGGTTACGCGATTCCTGGTTTCGTGCTCGGCGTGCTGCTGCTCGTACTGTTCGGCGGCGGCTCTTTCCTGCAGCTATTTCCGCTGCGCGGTCTCACCTCCGACAACTGGGCTCAACTAAGCGTCGGCGCAAAGATACTGGATTACCTGTGGCACATCACGCTGCCGATCATTGCCTCGGTAGTAGGCAGCTTCGCGGTAATCACGATGCTGACCAAGAACGCCTTCCTCGACGAGATCCGCAAGCAGTACGTACTGACTGCACGAGCCAAGGGTCTCTCCGAGCGGCGCGTGCTATGGAAGCATGTGTTTCGCAATGCCTCGCTGCCGTTGATCGTCGGTTTTCCGGGCGCGTTTATCGGCGCGTTCTTCACCGGCAGTCTCCTGATCGAGACGCTGTTCTCGCTCGACGGCCTCGGCCTGCTGTCGTATCAATCGGTCGTGCAGCGCGACTATCCGGTGGTGCTCGGCACGCTGTATCTGTTCACGCTGATCGGGCTAGCCACCAAGCTGATCTCCGACCTCTGCTACGTCTGGGTCGATCCTCGCATTCAATTCGAACAACTGGAGCGCTGACTTGAGTCGAGCCCGTACCCGAGCCGAGCTGGCGCCGCGCAACGAGCCCGTGCGCGCGTTTATCTCGCCGTCGCCCGCGCGCCGCGTCTGGCAGCGCTTTCGCAAGCAGCGCCTCGGCTACTGGAGTCTGATCGTATTCATCGTCGCCTTTGCGGTGAGTCTCGCGGCGCCGCTATGGTCGAACGACAAGCCGCTCGTGGTCCGTTACGACGGGCATCTGTATTTCCCGTTGTTCAACACCTATTCGGAAATCACCTTCGGCGGCGATTTTCCGACCCCTGCCGATTACCTCGATCCCTACGTGCGCGACCGTTTCAGCAAGCCGGGCAATTTCGCGGTCTATCCGCCGAATCCGTATTACTACGACACGCTCAACTATTTCTCGAAGGCGCCCAATCCCGCGCCGCCTTCGCATGACAACTGGTTCGGCACCGACGACCGCGGCCGCGATCTGCTGGCGCGCCTCGTTTACGGGTTTCGCGTGTCGGTCGAATTCGCGCTGGTGCTCACGTTGATCGGCACGGTCCTCGGTATTTTCGCGGGCGCGTTGCAGGGCTTTTTCGGCGGCAAGACCGACATCATCGGGCAGCGGCTCATAGAAATCTGGAGTGCGTTGCCCGAGCTGTATCTGCTGATCATCTTCGCCTCGATCTTCGAACCGGGCTTCATCCTGCTGATCGTGCTGCTTTCGCTATTCGGCTGGATCGGGTTGTCCGACTATGTGCGCGCGGAATTCCTGCGCAATCGCACCCAGGACTATGTGCGGGCGGCGCGGGCCATGGGTTTGTCGAACTGGCAGATCATGTGGCGTCACGTTCTGCCCAATA
It encodes:
- a CDS encoding microcin C ABC transporter permease YejB yields the protein MWSYILKRLLLMIPTLLGVLTLTFAVIQFVPGGPVEQMVHELRRGNENGAPFGLRAHNGVDAQEVAQLKALYGFDKPPLERYGLMLKRFATFDLGQSYFRHQSVWSLVVSKLPVSISIGVWTFLLTYLISVPLGIAKAIRNGSHFDFVTSLIVLIGYAIPGFVLGVLLLVLFGGGSFLQLFPLRGLTSDNWAQLSVGAKILDYLWHITLPIIASVVGSFAVITMLTKNAFLDEIRKQYVLTARAKGLSERRVLWKHVFRNASLPLIVGFPGAFIGAFFTGSLLIETLFSLDGLGLLSYQSVVQRDYPVVLGTLYLFTLIGLATKLISDLCYVWVDPRIQFEQLER
- a CDS encoding ABC transporter permease, with amino-acid sequence MSRARTRAELAPRNEPVRAFISPSPARRVWQRFRKQRLGYWSLIVFIVAFAVSLAAPLWSNDKPLVVRYDGHLYFPLFNTYSEITFGGDFPTPADYLDPYVRDRFSKPGNFAVYPPNPYYYDTLNYFSKAPNPAPPSHDNWFGTDDRGRDLLARLVYGFRVSVEFALVLTLIGTVLGIFAGALQGFFGGKTDIIGQRLIEIWSALPELYLLIIFASIFEPGFILLIVLLSLFGWIGLSDYVRAEFLRNRTQDYVRAARAMGLSNWQIMWRHVLPNSLTPVITFLPFRMSGAILALTSLDFLGLGVPPPTPSLGELLAQGKDNLDAWWISLSTFGVLVAMLLLLTFMGDALRNALDTRISDAMRAGGNQ